From one Nocardioides yefusunii genomic stretch:
- the trxB gene encoding thioredoxin-disulfide reductase, producing MSDIQPRNVIIIGSGPSGYTAAVYAARANLEPLVFEGSVTAGGALMNTTEVENFPGFRDGIMGPALMDEMRAQAERFGAELVTDDVVEVDLTGDIKVVKTADATHYARTVILATGSAYRKLGLPREDELSGRGVSWCATCDGFFFRDQTIAVVGGGDSAVEEATFLTRFAKKVYLIHRRDELRASKIMVDRAEADPKLEIIWNAEVAEIQGEDKLSGVVLNDTVTGEKRDLAITGLFIAIGHDPRSELFKGQVELDDEGFVKVASPSTATNLTGVFASGDLVDHTYQQAITAAGTGCTAALDAERHIAMLDQAAAEAAAN from the coding sequence ATGAGCGACATCCAGCCCCGCAACGTGATCATCATCGGTTCCGGTCCGTCGGGCTACACCGCAGCCGTGTACGCAGCCCGCGCGAACCTCGAGCCCCTCGTCTTCGAGGGTTCGGTCACCGCCGGTGGCGCCCTGATGAACACCACCGAGGTGGAGAACTTCCCCGGTTTCCGTGACGGCATCATGGGCCCGGCCCTGATGGACGAGATGCGCGCCCAGGCCGAGCGCTTCGGTGCCGAGCTCGTCACCGACGACGTCGTCGAGGTCGACCTCACCGGCGACATCAAGGTCGTCAAGACCGCCGACGCGACGCACTACGCCCGCACCGTCATCCTCGCCACCGGCTCCGCCTACCGGAAGCTCGGTCTGCCCCGCGAGGACGAGCTCTCGGGCCGCGGCGTCTCGTGGTGCGCGACCTGCGACGGTTTCTTCTTCCGTGACCAGACCATCGCCGTCGTCGGCGGCGGCGACTCCGCCGTGGAGGAGGCCACCTTCCTGACGCGCTTCGCGAAGAAGGTCTACCTGATCCACCGCCGCGACGAGCTGCGCGCCTCGAAGATCATGGTCGACCGTGCCGAGGCCGACCCGAAGCTCGAGATCATCTGGAACGCCGAGGTCGCCGAGATCCAGGGCGAGGACAAGCTCTCCGGCGTCGTCCTCAACGACACCGTCACCGGCGAGAAGCGCGACCTGGCCATCACCGGTCTGTTCATCGCGATCGGCCACGACCCGCGTTCGGAGCTGTTCAAGGGACAGGTCGAGCTCGACGACGAGGGCTTCGTGAAGGTCGCCTCCCCGTCGACGGCCACCAACCTCACCGGCGTCTTCGCATCCGGCGACCTGGTCGACCACACCTACCAGCAGGCGATCACCGCCGCCGGCACCGGCTGCACCGCTGCGCTGGACGCCGAGCGCCACATCGCCATGCTGGACCAGGCTGCCGCCGAGGCCGCCGCCAACTGA
- a CDS encoding protein kinase domain-containing protein has protein sequence MVDLLVEADGACLWNAHDQLLHRPVSVHVLPVDDVRADAVIGAARRSATLTDQRTLRVLDCNRTDTHAYVVNEWGKGTSLDVALEVNGPLSPARAAWLVAETADTVASTHAAGTVHGRLVPENVLIDENGSIRIIGSGVEAALMGHLSVPADDVTHLVALLHAALTGRWPGRLTSQVPQAPREGGRFLRPRQVRAGIPRPLDQICDQGLNGFSSTSTGSIPIPALNAVLGGREAHDLTTAAGLRDALEEFLGEYEPDLAAHATHSAPIRPAGLSPAPWHLAPAEDETAERSGFVLPPPVIQPLPTDRRHTPAAAVEPAAVTEPAPEGAVEVVPQEAPATPVHQTVPAGPSSITAPTEAGLPVFHDEDDDVEWVRTHNPERPAPETPADAAPRPLFAPESADLARRQHHERQREEFGTGDSTPPRLPEDFWSSDSTGPGSTTSGAIPPIDAAPTPVPGRTWLRLAWGVGIAAFVLLVVVLVLHPQGDGDKDPAPSAAPVPTSTPSPSVTGPLGDLVVTDLDPADSAGVEYPADTPKSVDGDVATFWGTSTYLQQFGPGGLKDGVGLVVDLGESRSVRSFEVDVLGGSHTLQLFLTDGKPADVAGLDSVAEAAGEGTLDLTPPESASGRYAVVWLTQLPVQDGGYRGKIAEIRVTA, from the coding sequence GAGGCCGACGGCGCCTGTCTCTGGAACGCGCACGACCAACTCCTGCACCGCCCGGTCAGCGTGCACGTCCTCCCCGTCGACGACGTCCGCGCCGACGCCGTCATCGGTGCGGCCCGCCGCTCGGCGACCCTCACCGACCAGCGCACCCTGCGGGTCCTGGACTGCAACCGCACCGACACCCACGCCTACGTCGTCAACGAGTGGGGCAAGGGCACCTCGCTCGACGTCGCACTCGAGGTCAACGGCCCCCTCTCCCCGGCCCGCGCCGCCTGGCTGGTCGCGGAGACCGCCGACACCGTCGCCTCGACGCACGCCGCCGGCACCGTGCACGGACGCCTCGTCCCCGAGAACGTCCTGATCGACGAGAACGGCTCGATCCGGATCATCGGCTCCGGCGTCGAGGCCGCCCTGATGGGCCATCTCTCCGTCCCCGCCGACGACGTCACCCATCTCGTCGCTCTGCTGCATGCCGCACTCACCGGACGCTGGCCCGGCCGTCTCACCTCGCAGGTCCCCCAGGCACCGCGCGAAGGCGGACGGTTCCTGCGTCCGCGTCAGGTGCGTGCCGGGATCCCGCGCCCCCTGGACCAGATCTGCGACCAAGGGCTCAACGGCTTCTCCAGCACCTCCACCGGCTCGATCCCGATCCCGGCGTTGAACGCCGTGCTGGGCGGACGCGAGGCGCACGACCTCACCACCGCCGCCGGCCTGCGCGACGCCCTGGAGGAGTTCCTGGGCGAGTACGAACCCGACCTCGCCGCCCATGCCACGCACTCCGCTCCGATCCGTCCGGCCGGTCTCAGCCCCGCGCCGTGGCATCTCGCCCCGGCGGAGGACGAGACCGCCGAACGCAGCGGCTTCGTGCTGCCCCCGCCGGTGATCCAGCCGTTGCCCACCGACCGCCGGCACACGCCCGCAGCCGCGGTCGAACCGGCAGCCGTCACCGAGCCCGCACCGGAGGGGGCCGTCGAGGTCGTCCCCCAGGAGGCTCCGGCCACGCCGGTGCACCAGACCGTCCCGGCCGGGCCCAGCAGCATCACAGCTCCCACCGAGGCAGGCCTGCCGGTCTTCCACGACGAGGACGACGACGTCGAGTGGGTCCGCACCCACAACCCCGAACGTCCAGCACCGGAGACCCCGGCGGATGCAGCACCGCGTCCGCTGTTCGCGCCCGAGTCCGCCGACCTCGCCCGACGCCAGCACCACGAACGTCAGCGCGAGGAGTTCGGCACCGGCGACTCCACCCCACCGCGTCTGCCCGAGGACTTCTGGTCCAGCGACTCCACCGGCCCCGGCTCCACCACGTCGGGTGCGATCCCGCCGATCGACGCTGCGCCCACCCCCGTTCCGGGACGCACCTGGTTGCGTCTGGCCTGGGGCGTGGGGATCGCCGCGTTCGTGCTGCTCGTCGTCGTCCTCGTCCTGCACCCGCAGGGTGACGGGGACAAGGACCCTGCCCCCTCGGCAGCACCTGTCCCCACCAGCACCCCCAGCCCCTCGGTGACCGGTCCGCTCGGCGACCTCGTGGTCACCGACCTCGACCCGGCCGACTCCGCCGGCGTCGAGTACCCCGCCGACACCCCCAAGTCCGTCGACGGGGACGTGGCAACGTTCTGGGGCACCTCCACCTACCTGCAGCAGTTCGGCCCCGGTGGTCTCAAGGACGGCGTCGGCCTGGTGGTCGACCTCGGCGAGAGCCGGTCGGTGCGTTCCTTCGAGGTCGACGTCCTGGGCGGCTCCCACACGCTGCAGCTCTTCCTCACCGACGGGAAGCCCGCCGACGTCGCCGGGCTCGACTCGGTCGCCGAGGCGGCCGGTGAGGGCACCCTCGACCTGACTCCCCCGGAGTCCGCGTCCGGTCGCTACGCCGTGGTGTGGCTGACCCAGCTGCCCGTCCAGGACGGCGGCTACCGCGGCAAGATCGCGGAGATCCGCGTCACCGCCTGA
- a CDS encoding pyridoxal phosphate-dependent aminotransferase, which yields MRPIRQSKKLQNVRYDVRGPILEEAKRMEAQGHKILKLNVGNTAPFGFEAPPAILSSMVAHLPEAQGYSDSKGIYSARTAVMNYYQSHGLLDVGVDDIFIGNGVSELITMVLQAFVDEGNEILVPAPDYPLWTGAVSLSGGTPVHYVCDEENGWNPDLADIESKITENTHGLVVINPNNPTGAVYSEETLRGLVDIARRHDLVIFADEIYEKILFEDAVHHHLAKIAGDDVLVLTFSGLSKAYRVCGYRAGWVMINGPKDLASDFIEGLTLMANMRMCANVPGQHAIQTALGGYQSVEEYIGPGGRFYEQSMLAYRLLNEIPGVSCTKPMGALYVFPKLDPEVYPIDDDEAFVLDLLRSKKLLVTHGTGFNWIKPDHFRLVTLPDASVLEEAIGRIADFLATRR from the coding sequence GTGCGCCCGATTCGACAGAGCAAGAAGCTTCAGAACGTCCGATACGACGTCCGCGGTCCGATCCTCGAAGAGGCCAAGCGGATGGAGGCACAGGGTCACAAGATCCTGAAGCTCAACGTCGGCAACACGGCCCCGTTCGGTTTCGAGGCGCCGCCCGCGATCCTGTCGAGCATGGTCGCCCACCTGCCGGAGGCCCAGGGCTACTCCGACTCCAAGGGCATCTACTCGGCTCGCACCGCCGTCATGAACTACTACCAGTCGCACGGCCTGCTGGACGTCGGCGTCGACGACATCTTCATCGGCAACGGTGTCTCCGAGCTCATCACGATGGTGCTGCAGGCCTTCGTCGACGAGGGCAACGAGATCCTCGTCCCGGCCCCGGACTACCCGCTCTGGACCGGCGCCGTGTCGCTCTCGGGTGGCACCCCGGTCCACTACGTCTGCGACGAGGAGAACGGCTGGAACCCCGACCTCGCCGACATCGAATCGAAGATCACCGAGAACACCCACGGCCTGGTCGTCATCAACCCGAACAACCCCACGGGCGCGGTGTACTCCGAAGAGACCCTCCGCGGCCTCGTCGACATCGCTCGTCGTCACGACCTCGTCATCTTCGCCGACGAGATCTACGAGAAGATCCTCTTCGAGGACGCGGTTCACCACCACCTCGCGAAGATCGCCGGGGACGACGTCCTGGTCCTCACTTTCTCGGGTCTCTCCAAGGCCTACCGGGTCTGCGGCTACCGCGCCGGCTGGGTGATGATCAACGGACCCAAGGACCTCGCGTCCGACTTCATCGAGGGTCTGACTCTGATGGCCAACATGCGTATGTGTGCCAACGTCCCGGGCCAGCACGCCATCCAGACGGCACTGGGCGGCTACCAGTCGGTCGAGGAGTACATCGGTCCCGGCGGCCGCTTCTACGAGCAGTCGATGCTGGCCTACCGCCTGCTCAACGAGATCCCCGGCGTCTCCTGCACGAAGCCGATGGGTGCGCTCTACGTCTTCCCGAAGCTCGACCCCGAGGTCTACCCGATCGACGACGACGAAGCGTTCGTCCTCGACCTGCTGCGTTCCAAGAAGCTGCTCGTCACCCACGGCACGGGCTTCAACTGGATCAAGCCCGACCACTTCCGACTGGTCACCCTGCCGGACGCCAGCGTGCTCGAGGAAGCGATCGGCCGCATCGCCGACTTCCTCGCCACCCGACGCTGA
- a CDS encoding lysophospholipid acyltransferase family protein has product MRDITYPAVIVAAKTLFKVLGQKITVTGAENIPREGGALLAFNHIGYVDFVYGGFAAQPAGGRLVRFMAKKEVFDHPVGGPIMRSLHHIPVDRGDGIASFHHAVDFLKKGELVGIFPEATISRAMELKEIKSGAVRIAQEAGVPIIPVALWGTQMMMTKDRPKDFKRGKRISIIVGEPFVPTGDDANAETERLHGILSGLVDEAVATFPESEQPAGSWWVPARLGGGAPTLERAKEMDDEERRERARRRAEKRAAKKK; this is encoded by the coding sequence ATGCGCGACATCACCTACCCCGCCGTCATCGTGGCGGCCAAGACCCTCTTCAAGGTCCTGGGTCAGAAGATCACCGTCACCGGTGCGGAGAACATCCCGCGCGAGGGTGGCGCGCTCCTCGCCTTCAACCACATCGGCTACGTCGACTTCGTCTACGGCGGGTTCGCGGCCCAGCCCGCCGGCGGTCGCCTGGTCCGATTCATGGCCAAGAAGGAGGTCTTCGACCACCCCGTCGGCGGCCCCATCATGCGCTCCCTGCACCACATCCCGGTGGACCGCGGTGACGGCATCGCCTCCTTCCACCACGCCGTCGACTTCCTCAAGAAGGGTGAGCTCGTCGGCATCTTCCCCGAAGCCACCATCTCGCGTGCGATGGAACTGAAAGAGATCAAGAGCGGTGCCGTCCGCATCGCCCAGGAGGCCGGCGTCCCGATCATTCCGGTGGCCCTGTGGGGCACCCAGATGATGATGACGAAGGACCGCCCCAAGGACTTCAAGCGCGGCAAGCGCATCTCGATCATCGTCGGCGAGCCCTTCGTCCCGACCGGCGACGACGCCAACGCTGAGACCGAACGCCTCCACGGCATCCTCTCCGGACTGGTTGACGAGGCCGTCGCGACCTTCCCTGAGTCCGAGCAGCCGGCTGGTTCCTGGTGGGTTCCAGCTCGCCTCGGCGGCGGCGCCCCGACCCTGGAGCGCGCCAAGGAGATGGACGACGAAGAGCGCCGCGAGCGCGCCCGTCGACGTGCAGAGAAGCGCGCTGCGAAGAAGAAGTGA
- a CDS encoding GNAT family N-acetyltransferase, with protein MSRTTVPLTPALWDALPDDVAGALPWTRLREDPRHAERDGREWIEVVLAERGTCGRALVWDDRVVGALVHAPASHLPGLAQVPAGPPADDAVVLVAVWIAPEARGGGGARMLLQATARDLVVRDVAGLEAYGASRRWRGRAARHGVVLSTRFLGAVGFTPRRRRGGVTRMRMELRGTRWWTTELQAVLARTWTALRPGGLRPGAVGAEMTPAAGPDTRSGTAAGGRSG; from the coding sequence ATGAGCCGCACCACCGTGCCGTTGACCCCCGCGCTGTGGGACGCGCTTCCCGACGATGTCGCCGGTGCGCTGCCGTGGACCCGCCTCCGCGAGGACCCCCGTCATGCAGAACGGGACGGGCGGGAGTGGATCGAGGTGGTGCTCGCGGAGCGCGGAACGTGTGGCCGGGCTCTGGTGTGGGACGACCGCGTCGTCGGAGCGCTCGTGCACGCACCGGCCTCGCACCTGCCCGGACTGGCCCAGGTCCCCGCAGGGCCCCCGGCGGACGACGCGGTGGTGCTGGTGGCCGTCTGGATCGCTCCGGAGGCTCGTGGTGGTGGTGGCGCCCGAATGCTGCTGCAGGCGACCGCACGCGACCTCGTCGTGCGCGACGTCGCCGGACTGGAGGCGTACGGGGCGAGCCGCCGGTGGCGTGGCCGGGCAGCGCGTCACGGCGTCGTCCTGTCGACCCGGTTCCTGGGGGCCGTCGGCTTCACCCCGCGACGACGACGCGGTGGCGTCACCCGGATGCGGATGGAGTTGCGCGGGACTCGGTGGTGGACCACTGAGCTTCAGGCCGTCCTGGCGCGGACGTGGACGGCGCTGCGACCGGGAGGTCTGCGACCCGGGGCCGTGGGCGCAGAAATGACACCGGCCGCCGGTCCCGACACGAGGTCGGGCACGGCGGCCGGTGGAAGATCCGGGTGA
- the trxA gene encoding thioredoxin yields the protein MMSNLSAVTDVTFDAEVLKSDKPVLVDFWAEWCGPCRQVAPILDQIAGEHGDKMTFLKMNVDENPVTPAQYRVTGIPTINVYSGGELVKSIVGAKPKSMILKELEGLI from the coding sequence CTGATGTCCAACCTCTCCGCCGTCACCGACGTCACCTTCGACGCCGAGGTGCTCAAGTCCGACAAGCCCGTCCTCGTCGACTTCTGGGCCGAGTGGTGCGGGCCGTGCCGTCAGGTCGCCCCGATCCTCGACCAGATCGCTGGCGAGCACGGCGACAAGATGACCTTCCTGAAGATGAACGTCGACGAGAACCCCGTGACCCCGGCCCAGTACCGCGTCACCGGCATCCCGACGATCAACGTCTACTCCGGTGGTGAGCTCGTGAAGTCGATCGTCGGCGCCAAGCCGAAGTCGATGATCCTCAAGGAGCTCGAGGGCCTCATCTGA